In the genome of Ananas comosus cultivar F153 linkage group 11, ASM154086v1, whole genome shotgun sequence, one region contains:
- the LOC109717696 gene encoding uncharacterized protein LOC109717696: MEEARRREMRNSTRGESLSLSDMVLGFFEETEGERSWDNNDNRDNDDNDNNNNSNNGEGSTANAAERKAFWESQDQLLQEALARTSTAESRIRADTEEAVRNMLSGGFACSCANRGARDCRNCSLRHIADRLRAAGYNSALCRSKWRRSPDIPSGEHSYVDVVVDTKNAKKGPTRIVIELNFRAEFEMARVSIEYSGMVSRLPQIFVGRLERLKNIVKIMCEAAKQCMKENRMHMGPWRKHKYMQSKWLTAPERIVSTDAPLIPAAAEAAGRRVPKSRASMLTFDLHCTAVEVV, encoded by the exons ATGGAGGaggcgaggaggagggagatgaGAAATAGTACTCGTGGGGAGAGCCTGAGCTTATCGGATATGGTTTTAGGGTTCTTCGAAGAAACCGAAGGGGAGCGCTCTTGGGATAACAATGATAACAGAGACAACGACGAcaacgacaacaacaacaacagcaacaacggTGAAGGATCCACCGCGAATGCTGCGGAGAGAAAGGCTTTCTGGGAGTCCCAAGATCAGCTCCTCCAA GAAGCATTGGCACGAACCAGCACGGCGGAGAGTAGAATACGGGCGGATACGGAGGAAGCCGTGAGGAATATGCTATCTGGCGGATTCGCCTGCTCCTGTGCGAACCGCGGGGCCAGGGATTGTCGGAATTGTTCGCTGCGTCATATCGCCGATCGGCTTCGGGCCGCCGGATACAACAGTGCGCTGTGCAGGTCCAAGTGGCGGCGATCGCCGGATATTCCCTCAG GGGAGCACAGCTATGTCGACGTAGTGGTGGACACGAAGAATGCGAAGAAAGGTCCGACTCGCATCGTGATCGAGCTCAACTTCCGAGCGGAGTTTGAGATGGCTAGGGTTAGCATCGAATACAGCGGCATGGTGAGCCGCCTACCGCAGATTTTCGTGGGCAGGTTGGAGAGGCTGAAGAACATCGTGAAGATCATGTGCGAGGCGGCGAAGCAGTGCATGAAGGAGAACCGGATGCACATGGGCCCGTGGCGGAAGCACAAGTACATGCAGTCTAAGTGGCTCACCGCGCCCGAAAGGATAGTCTCGACGGACGCCCCGCTCATCCCCGCGGCGGCAGAGGCTGCAGGAAGGCGAGTACCGAAGTCGAGGGCATCGATGTTGACGTTCGATTTGCACTGCACGGCTGTTGAGGTGGTATGA
- the LOC109717186 gene encoding beta-glucuronosyltransferase GlcAT14B-like — translation MYYLKQSIWNGIDEPKSSMNPRAPLFPLFPLFSMDKRWVFPFLFSTTLFIFLLATSFNMGRNSSFYTIFSTTASTNNTASVHSHINSSSSSSSSAPPPPSTPLSFVPRLAYFVSGSKGDLDRVWRLLQVIYHPRNQYVVHLDLESPAAERSELALRIANETVFAKVGNVHVIAKANMVTYRGATMVANTLHACAILLKKSKEWDWFINLSASDYPLVTQDDLLHVFATLPRNLNFVEHTGRLGWKETQRAKPMVIDPGLYMTRKSDIFWVTQRRELPNAFKLFTGSAWVALSRDFAEFCIWGWDNLPRTLLMYYTNFLSSPEGYFQTVVCNAETFKRTVVNHDLHYIAWDVPPKQHPNALTAADLPKMVKSGAAFARKFDRGEPVLDLIDSELLGRSNSGGFVPGGWCVGEPPCSEVADPNVVRPGLGAERLGRLVDRIVWSRVFGLGQCK, via the exons ATGTATTATCTAAAGCAAAGCATATGGAATGGAATTGATGAACCCAAGAGCTCGATGAACCCAAGAGCTCCTCTGTTTCCTCTGTTTCCTCTGTTTTCAATGGACAAGAGATGGGTATTCCCCTTCCTCTTCAGCACCACtctcttcatttttctcttGGCTACATCATTCAACATGGGCCGCAACTCTTCCTTCTACACCATCTTCTCTACGACGGCTTCGACGAACAACACAGCTTCTGTCCACTCACACAtcaactcctcctcctcctcctcctcctctgctccACCACCGCCGTCGACCCCTTTGTCCTTCGTTCCGCGCTTGGCCTACTTTGTTTCCGGATCAAAAGGCGATTTGGATAGGGTCTGGAGATTGTTGCAAGTAATTTACCATCCGAGAAATCAGTATGTAGTTCATCTGGATTTAGAATCGCCGGCCGCCGAGAGATCGGAGCTCGCTTTGCGCATCGCGAATGAGACCGTTTTTGCTAAAGTGGGGAATGTGCATGTTATCGCAAAGGCTAATATGGTTACGTACAGAGGAGCAACCATGGTTGCTAATACTCTGCATGCTTGTGCTATTCTTCTCAAGAAGAGCAAGGAGTGGGATTGGTTCATCAACCTCAGTGCCTCGGATTATCCCCTTGTCACACAAGATG ATTTGCTGCATGTTTTTGCAACTTTGCCGAGAAATTTAAACTTTGTGGAGCACACAGGTAGATTGGGTTGGAAGGA GACGCAAAGGGCAAAACCCATGGTAATAGATCCTGGACTCTACATGACTCGCAAATCAGATATCTTCTGGGTTACCCAGAGAAGAGAACTACCAAACGCATTCAAACTATTTACAG GATCTGCATGGGTGGCTTTATCCCGGGACTTTGCCGAGTTCTGCATATGGGGGTGGGACAACCTCCCCAGAACTCTCCTCATGTATTACACCAACTTCCTCTCCTCCCCGGAGGGCTACTTCCAAACAGTGGTTTGTAACGCGGAAACGTTCAAACGCACCGTCGTGAACCACGACCTCCACTACATCGCCTGGGACGTGCCCCCGAAGCAGCACCCGAACGCGCTCACGGCGGCCGACCTTCCCAAGATGGTGAAAAGCGGCGCCGCGTTTGCACGCAAGTTCGACCGCGGTGAGCCAGTGCTGGACCTGATTGATTCGGAGTTGCTTGGGCGGTCGAACAGCGGGGGGTTTGTCCCCGGCGGGTGGTGTGTGGGGGAGCCACCGTGCTCGGAGGTGGCCGACCCCAACGTGGTCCGGCCCGGGCTAGGAGCAGAGAGGTTGGGGCGGCTCGTGGACCGGATCGTGTGGTCAAGGGTGTTTGGACTCGGCCagtgtaaataa